The following proteins come from a genomic window of Enterobacter chengduensis:
- the tssH gene encoding type VI secretion system ATPase TssH has translation MSEISRAVLFGKLDTLLFTSLESATAFCKLRGNPYVELVHWLHQLMQQQDGDLQQVIRHFALDEQQLTRDIVAALDALPRGASSVSDLSEHIDSAVERAWVYGSLKFGVSRIRGGHLLIGLLKTWNLANVLKSISAQFTRLNVEVLIEQFDAICANSKETQQAAAAVDAPAGAVPAAQGTLAQYGQDLTARAREGKIDPVVGRDEEIRQMVDILMRRRQNNPLLTGEAGVGKTAVVEGLALRIADGDVPEPLQNIQLWLLDIGMLQAGAGMKGEFEARLQALINEVQSSATPIILFIDEIHTLIGAGGQQGTGDAANLLKPALARGQLRTIGATTWAEYKKYIEKDPALTRRFQTVQVHEPDEAKAILMLRSTVSPLETHHQVLLLDEAVSAAVKLSHRYIPARQLPDKAVALLDTACARVAVSQSAPPAQLEDCLRHLAALDVEIEIAEREARVGAGDVERVTALRGEREAYEAKREALAQRWEEERGLVQEIIRLRAALFAAGDEESAGLRGQLAERQQALNALQGDEPLLFAAVDENVVAAVVSDWTGIPLGRMVKNEIDAVLNLADTLNQRVIGQRHGLDLIARRVKTSRAKLDDPNKPVGVFMLCGPSGVGKTETALALAESLYGGEQNVITINMSEFQEAHTVSTLKGAPPGYVGYGEGGVLTEAVRRRPYSVVLLDEIEKAHPDVHEIFFQVFDKGWMEDGEGRHIDFRNTIIILTSNVGTELISAMCADPELMPEPDALSGALRQPLLEVFPPALLGRLLVVPYYPLSDEMLGQIVRLQLRRIQRRLEENHSIISEFDDSVVEQIVQRCTEVESGGRMVDAILTNTLLPQMSQILLTASRSDELYRRLHVTCEQGEFHCQFAA, from the coding sequence ATGTCAGAAATTAGCCGTGCCGTGCTCTTCGGCAAACTGGATACGCTGTTATTTACCTCGCTGGAAAGCGCGACCGCCTTCTGCAAGCTGCGCGGTAACCCGTACGTTGAGCTGGTGCACTGGCTGCATCAGCTGATGCAGCAGCAGGATGGCGATCTGCAGCAGGTCATTCGCCACTTTGCCCTCGACGAGCAGCAGCTGACGCGCGATATCGTGGCCGCGCTGGATGCGCTGCCGCGCGGGGCGAGCTCCGTTTCCGATCTCTCCGAACATATCGACAGCGCCGTAGAGCGCGCCTGGGTCTATGGCTCGCTGAAGTTTGGCGTCAGCCGCATTCGCGGCGGCCATCTGCTGATCGGCCTGCTGAAAACGTGGAACCTGGCTAACGTGCTGAAAAGCATTTCGGCGCAGTTCACCCGCCTTAACGTCGAGGTGCTGATCGAGCAGTTCGATGCTATTTGCGCCAACAGCAAAGAGACCCAGCAGGCCGCTGCCGCCGTCGACGCACCGGCGGGTGCGGTACCGGCGGCGCAGGGGACGCTGGCCCAGTACGGCCAGGACCTGACCGCCCGCGCCCGTGAAGGGAAGATTGACCCGGTTGTCGGGCGCGACGAGGAGATCCGCCAGATGGTGGATATCCTGATGCGTCGACGCCAGAACAACCCGCTGCTGACCGGTGAAGCCGGGGTCGGGAAAACGGCGGTGGTAGAAGGGCTGGCGCTGCGCATCGCCGACGGCGACGTGCCTGAGCCGCTGCAAAATATTCAGCTGTGGCTGCTGGATATCGGCATGCTACAGGCAGGCGCGGGCATGAAGGGCGAGTTTGAGGCCCGGCTGCAGGCGCTTATTAACGAAGTGCAGTCCAGCGCCACGCCGATTATTCTGTTTATTGATGAGATCCACACCCTGATTGGCGCAGGCGGCCAGCAGGGAACCGGCGATGCGGCGAACCTGCTGAAGCCCGCGCTGGCGCGCGGCCAGCTGCGCACCATCGGCGCCACCACCTGGGCGGAATACAAAAAGTACATTGAGAAAGACCCGGCGCTGACCCGCCGTTTCCAGACGGTGCAGGTGCACGAGCCGGACGAAGCGAAGGCCATTCTGATGCTGCGCAGCACCGTGTCGCCGCTGGAGACCCACCACCAGGTGCTGCTGCTCGACGAAGCGGTCAGCGCGGCGGTGAAGCTGTCGCATCGCTACATCCCGGCGCGCCAGCTGCCGGATAAAGCCGTTGCGCTGCTCGACACCGCCTGCGCCCGCGTGGCGGTCAGCCAGAGCGCGCCGCCTGCGCAGCTGGAGGACTGCCTGCGCCATCTTGCGGCGCTCGACGTGGAAATCGAGATAGCGGAACGCGAAGCGCGGGTGGGTGCCGGTGACGTCGAACGCGTGACGGCTTTGCGCGGCGAGCGCGAGGCGTATGAAGCAAAACGCGAAGCCCTGGCCCAGCGCTGGGAAGAAGAGCGCGGCCTGGTGCAGGAGATTATCCGCCTGCGCGCGGCGCTGTTCGCGGCGGGTGATGAAGAGAGCGCCGGGCTGCGCGGCCAGCTGGCGGAACGGCAGCAGGCGCTGAACGCCTTACAGGGTGACGAGCCGCTGCTGTTTGCGGCGGTCGATGAAAACGTGGTTGCCGCGGTGGTCTCTGACTGGACCGGGATCCCGCTGGGCCGGATGGTGAAAAACGAGATCGACGCGGTGCTGAACCTTGCCGACACGCTGAACCAGCGCGTGATCGGCCAGCGTCACGGTCTGGATCTCATTGCCCGCCGCGTGAAAACCTCGCGGGCGAAGCTCGACGATCCCAACAAGCCGGTGGGCGTCTTTATGCTCTGCGGCCCGTCCGGGGTGGGTAAAACCGAAACCGCGCTGGCGCTCGCCGAATCCCTGTACGGCGGCGAGCAGAACGTCATCACCATCAACATGAGCGAGTTCCAGGAAGCGCACACCGTTTCCACCTTAAAAGGTGCGCCGCCGGGGTACGTGGGGTATGGTGAAGGCGGCGTGTTGACCGAGGCCGTGCGCCGCCGCCCTTACAGCGTGGTGCTGCTGGACGAAATTGAAAAAGCGCACCCGGACGTCCACGAGATCTTCTTCCAGGTCTTTGATAAGGGCTGGATGGAAGACGGCGAAGGGCGGCACATTGATTTCCGCAATACCATTATTATTCTGACGTCCAACGTCGGCACCGAGCTGATTAGCGCCATGTGCGCCGACCCTGAGCTGATGCCGGAACCGGACGCGTTAAGCGGCGCCCTGCGCCAGCCGCTGCTGGAGGTCTTCCCGCCGGCGCTGCTGGGTCGCCTGCTGGTGGTGCCGTACTACCCGCTGAGCGACGAGATGCTGGGGCAGATTGTTCGCCTGCAGCTCAGACGCATCCAGCGTCGTCTGGAAGAGAATCACAGCATTATTTCTGAGTTTGACGACAGCGTGGTGGAACAGATTGTTCAGCGCTGTACCGAGGTGGAGTCCGGAGGCCGTATGGTTGACGCTATTCTGACCAATACCTTACTGCCTCAGATGAGCCAGATCTTACTTACCGCCAGCCGCAGCGACGAGCTGTACCGACGTCTGCACGTCACCTGCGAGCAGGGCGAGTTTCACTGTCAGTTTGCCGCGTAA
- the tssG gene encoding type VI secretion system baseplate subunit TssG has product MSDAATAPLRVHRLTKLPEAFWNGVRETPWRYDLFQLLRRIDAQGGERYPLGRAPLPKFEPLRIGQQPSMSFAPSTLADVRLREESGLHEVSILSFGLFGPNGPLPVHMTEYAHERIHHHQDSSLSAFADLFHHRLALLFYRAWADAQPTVSLDRADNRRFEGYLASLIGMGQPGQMDKGSLSAHARFTHAGHLTRHGRDPEGLEKILCSYFKAPVRLVSNVPQWMPLSTREQAQLGAGRRMPRMGESAFLGVAVRDVQHKFRIEIGPLSAEEYNRFLPGEAWVTELRDWVRQYAGVEFEWETRVILREDAVQGTALGGAGRLGYNTWLGLQPQPVPRGDLVYRAER; this is encoded by the coding sequence ATGAGTGACGCCGCCACTGCACCGCTGCGCGTGCATCGCCTGACGAAGCTGCCGGAAGCGTTCTGGAACGGGGTTCGCGAGACGCCCTGGCGCTACGACCTGTTTCAGCTGTTGAGGCGCATTGATGCCCAGGGCGGCGAGCGCTACCCGCTGGGGCGCGCGCCGCTGCCGAAATTTGAGCCGCTGCGCATCGGCCAGCAGCCGTCGATGAGCTTTGCGCCGTCGACGCTGGCCGACGTCCGCCTGCGGGAAGAGAGCGGGCTGCACGAGGTGTCTATCCTCAGCTTCGGCCTGTTCGGCCCGAACGGCCCGCTGCCGGTCCACATGACCGAATACGCCCACGAGCGTATTCATCATCATCAGGACTCCAGCCTCAGCGCGTTTGCCGATCTGTTCCATCACCGTCTGGCGCTGCTGTTTTACCGCGCCTGGGCGGACGCGCAGCCCACCGTCTCCCTGGATCGCGCTGATAACAGGCGCTTTGAGGGGTACCTGGCGTCGCTGATTGGCATGGGGCAGCCGGGCCAGATGGACAAGGGCAGCCTGAGCGCGCATGCCCGCTTTACCCACGCTGGGCACCTGACCCGCCACGGACGGGATCCGGAAGGGCTGGAGAAGATCCTGTGCAGCTATTTTAAGGCGCCGGTCAGGCTGGTGAGCAACGTGCCGCAGTGGATGCCGCTCTCCACGCGCGAGCAGGCGCAGCTGGGCGCAGGACGCCGCATGCCGCGCATGGGGGAGTCCGCCTTTCTCGGCGTCGCCGTCCGCGACGTGCAGCATAAGTTCCGCATTGAGATTGGCCCGCTGAGCGCGGAGGAGTACAACCGCTTTCTGCCGGGCGAAGCGTGGGTCACGGAGCTGCGCGACTGGGTGCGTCAGTACGCCGGGGTAGAGTTTGAATGGGAAACGCGGGTGATCCTGCGCGAAGACGCGGTACAGGGCACCGCGCTCGGCGGTGCCGGGCGATTGGGCTATAACACCTGGCTGGGTCTTCAGCCGCAGCCCGTCCCGCGTGGCGATCTGGTGTATCGCGCAGAGCGGTAA
- the tssF gene encoding type VI secretion system baseplate subunit TssF translates to MESKLLEYYNRELAYLREMGAEFAERYPKVAGRLGMRGIDVADPYTERLMEGFAFLTSRVQMKMDAEFPRFSQRLLEMIAPNYLAPTPSMAIAEIAPDSSRGDLSKGFIVPRGTMMDSLALKKTGVTCSYTTAHEVNLLPLKIDRVELGGVPADLPLAQLGLSQRQIGSALRIRIACDGPQNLGHLDFDRLEFFLAGPDIEALKLLELVMEHHAGIVCQTVGPQPQRQLLASVALRQEGFEPDQALLPDDLRNFDGYRLLQEYFAFPARFRFISLSGLGSLIQRCEGEKAFDIFILLDKSDEQLERVVDASHLALHCTPVINLFPKVAARQKLNEGQHEYHLVVDNIRPLDYEIYAVKKIYGSADGQRDDRTFRPFWSTWSGDAGNYGAYFSLRREQRVLSEHALRYGTRTGYIGSEVFVSLVDEQHAPWQENLRHISADVLCTSRDLPLMLQQELGQFIMADSMPVKSLTLRKGPTPPRPALAEGFSTWRLISQLQMNYLSLMDSENEEGAAALRQLLGLYASLAETPVARQVDGVRHCVLEPVHRRVPEPGPVVFARGIGITLTVDERAFSGASPWLFGSVMERLLARLVSINSFTEFTLKSQQRGEIGYWAPRMGKRALI, encoded by the coding sequence ATGGAAAGTAAACTGCTCGAATACTACAACCGTGAGCTGGCCTACCTGCGCGAAATGGGGGCCGAGTTTGCCGAACGCTATCCCAAAGTCGCCGGACGGCTGGGCATGCGCGGCATCGACGTGGCGGACCCGTATACCGAACGCCTGATGGAAGGGTTCGCCTTTCTGACTTCCCGCGTGCAGATGAAAATGGACGCGGAGTTTCCGCGCTTCTCCCAGCGTCTGCTGGAGATGATTGCGCCGAACTATCTCGCGCCCACGCCGTCGATGGCCATCGCGGAGATTGCGCCCGACAGCAGCCGGGGCGACCTGAGCAAGGGCTTCATCGTGCCGCGCGGTACCATGATGGACAGCCTGGCGCTGAAAAAAACCGGCGTCACCTGCAGCTATACCACGGCGCACGAGGTCAACCTGCTGCCGCTGAAGATCGACAGGGTCGAGCTGGGCGGCGTGCCCGCCGATCTGCCGCTCGCGCAGCTGGGCCTGAGCCAGCGGCAGATCGGCAGCGCCCTGCGGATCCGCATCGCCTGCGACGGTCCGCAAAATCTCGGGCATCTGGATTTCGACCGTCTGGAATTTTTCCTCGCCGGTCCGGACATTGAAGCGCTGAAGCTGCTGGAGCTGGTGATGGAGCACCACGCCGGGATCGTCTGTCAGACGGTCGGCCCGCAGCCGCAGAGGCAGCTGCTGGCGTCGGTCGCGCTGCGCCAGGAGGGCTTTGAGCCTGACCAGGCGCTGCTTCCGGACGATCTGCGTAACTTTGACGGCTATCGCCTGCTGCAGGAGTATTTCGCGTTTCCGGCGCGCTTCCGCTTTATCAGCCTGAGCGGCCTGGGCAGTCTTATCCAGCGCTGCGAGGGTGAAAAAGCCTTCGACATCTTCATTCTGCTGGACAAGTCGGATGAACAGCTGGAGCGCGTGGTCGATGCCAGCCATCTGGCGCTGCACTGCACGCCGGTGATTAACCTGTTCCCCAAGGTCGCGGCGCGTCAGAAGCTGAACGAAGGCCAGCATGAATACCATCTGGTGGTCGATAACATCCGGCCGCTGGATTATGAAATCTATGCGGTAAAAAAAATCTATGGCAGCGCGGACGGCCAGCGCGATGACCGGACGTTTCGCCCTTTCTGGAGCACCTGGAGCGGCGATGCGGGCAACTACGGGGCCTATTTCTCGCTGCGCCGTGAACAGCGCGTGCTGTCCGAGCACGCCCTGCGCTACGGCACCCGCACCGGCTATATCGGCTCGGAGGTCTTCGTCTCGCTGGTGGATGAACAGCACGCCCCCTGGCAGGAAAACCTGCGCCATATCTCTGCCGACGTGCTCTGCACCAGCCGCGACCTGCCGCTAATGCTGCAGCAGGAGCTCGGGCAGTTCATTATGGCCGACTCCATGCCGGTGAAATCGCTTACCCTGCGTAAGGGGCCGACGCCGCCACGCCCGGCGCTGGCCGAAGGGTTCAGCACCTGGCGGCTGATCAGCCAGCTGCAGATGAACTACCTCAGCCTGATGGACAGCGAAAACGAAGAGGGCGCGGCCGCCCTGCGCCAGCTGTTAGGGCTGTACGCCAGCCTGGCCGAAACGCCCGTTGCGCGCCAGGTCGACGGGGTGCGCCACTGCGTGCTGGAGCCGGTTCACCGCCGCGTGCCAGAACCCGGCCCGGTGGTTTTCGCACGCGGGATCGGCATTACCCTGACGGTAGACGAGCGTGCTTTTTCCGGCGCCAGCCCGTGGCTTTTTGGCAGCGTGATGGAGCGTCTCCTGGCACGTCTGGTCTCCATCAACAGCTTTACGGAGTTCACCCTGAAAAGTCAGCAGCGCGGCGAGATTGGCTACTGGGCCCCGCGCATGGGTAAAAGGGCGCTGATATGA
- the tssE gene encoding type VI secretion system baseplate subunit TssE produces MSNPAGEGDLLRSGWQARSKQEKVGARDKMQPSLLDRLTDNDPEKKRESVNSNLITHAALRRSVLRDLQWLFNTINHDASGDLSALPHVSRSVVNFGVAPLAGKRMSDIEWHDIQRKLTEAIINFEPRILPQGLQVRCVSDTSSLDLHNVLSIEIKGRLWCVPYPLEFLFRTDVDLENGHFELKDAG; encoded by the coding sequence ATGAGTAATCCCGCTGGCGAAGGCGATCTGCTGCGCAGCGGCTGGCAAGCCCGCAGCAAGCAGGAGAAGGTGGGGGCGCGCGACAAAATGCAGCCCTCGCTGCTCGATCGCCTCACCGATAACGACCCGGAAAAAAAGCGCGAGTCGGTCAACAGCAATCTGATCACCCACGCCGCCCTGCGCCGCAGCGTCCTGCGGGATCTGCAGTGGCTGTTTAACACCATCAATCACGACGCCTCCGGCGATTTGAGCGCCTTGCCGCACGTGAGCCGTTCGGTGGTTAACTTCGGCGTCGCGCCGCTGGCCGGAAAAAGAATGTCGGACATCGAATGGCACGACATTCAGCGCAAGCTCACCGAGGCCATCATCAATTTTGAACCGCGCATTTTGCCGCAGGGGCTGCAGGTCCGCTGCGTGTCGGATACCTCCTCGCTGGATCTGCACAACGTGCTCTCCATCGAGATCAAAGGGCGTTTGTGGTGCGTGCCTTACCCGCTGGAGTTTCTGTTTCGTACCGATGTCGATCTGGAAAACGGCCATTTTGAACTGAAAGATGCGGGGTAA
- a CDS encoding type VI secretion system accessory protein TagJ, which yields MNTLYQHLAGESLSDALARLEADIKARPADADLRAAFVQFLILSGNWTRALTQLKSWLALKPQAKPTVTLLEQSIQGELQRAQVMAGQARPAMPETQWPWLTTLAAALGEEGERAQALRLEALEQAQAYPGHITLENEETQAFDWLMDGDARLGPVCETLVNGRYFWLPLNAIAEIRFQAPASVTDLVWRHALVRLTDGTEQVCQIPARYPFAADASDAVKLGRTTDWQPLDDDGTLYTGMGQKAWLSERSESPLLSLGLVTFATDDADE from the coding sequence ATGAATACGCTCTATCAACACCTGGCGGGTGAGTCGCTCAGCGACGCGCTGGCGCGCCTTGAAGCTGACATCAAAGCCCGTCCGGCGGATGCCGATCTTCGCGCCGCGTTCGTGCAGTTTTTAATCCTCAGCGGCAACTGGACCCGCGCGCTGACCCAGCTGAAAAGCTGGCTGGCGCTGAAGCCGCAGGCGAAACCCACCGTCACGCTGCTGGAGCAGTCCATCCAGGGCGAGCTGCAGCGCGCGCAGGTGATGGCGGGACAGGCGCGTCCGGCCATGCCTGAAACCCAGTGGCCGTGGCTGACGACGCTGGCCGCGGCGCTTGGCGAGGAGGGCGAACGCGCGCAGGCGTTGCGCCTGGAAGCCCTTGAACAGGCGCAGGCCTACCCCGGCCACATCACCCTCGAAAACGAGGAGACGCAGGCCTTCGACTGGCTGATGGACGGCGATGCCCGTCTCGGCCCGGTGTGCGAAACCCTCGTCAACGGCCGCTATTTCTGGCTGCCGCTTAACGCTATCGCGGAGATCCGTTTCCAGGCGCCTGCCAGCGTGACCGATCTGGTCTGGCGTCACGCGCTGGTGCGCCTGACCGACGGGACGGAGCAGGTGTGCCAGATCCCGGCGCGTTATCCGTTTGCAGCCGATGCTTCGGATGCGGTCAAGCTGGGCCGCACCACCGACTGGCAGCCGCTCGATGACGACGGCACCCTTTACACAGGTATGGGCCAGAAGGCCTGGCTGAGCGAGCGGAGCGAAAGCCCGCTGCTGTCGTTAGGCCTCGTGACGTTTGCGACGGATGACGCCGATGAGTAA
- a CDS encoding PP2C family protein-serine/threonine phosphatase, whose product MNIATASLSRQGTRASNQDQTGETIGERSACFVVCDGIAGLPGGEVAAELARNSIISRFDGDKHLNAQHIRDYVQTANRTILSEQQAVQDYRRMGTTLVSLFIDRDYGLAYWAHAGDSRLYLFRRGWLWHVTTDHSLVQQMKDAGHQTDNLNSNLLYLALGIENGGPEASYSDVVQVEDGDAFLLCTDGFWHGVSEEQMKQSLHMVNTPQEWLTLMNQIIQKNGEQEGNAQDNYTALAVWMGNPQDTTLLHTLSDAAQFLPCGTD is encoded by the coding sequence ATGAATATCGCAACGGCTTCTCTCTCCCGCCAGGGGACGCGCGCCAGCAACCAGGATCAGACGGGAGAAACCATTGGGGAACGTTCAGCCTGCTTTGTCGTCTGCGACGGCATCGCGGGGCTGCCGGGCGGTGAGGTGGCTGCCGAGCTGGCCCGCAACAGCATTATCTCCCGCTTCGATGGCGACAAACATCTTAATGCGCAGCATATCCGCGACTACGTGCAGACCGCGAACCGCACCATTCTCAGCGAACAGCAGGCCGTTCAGGACTATCGCCGGATGGGCACGACGCTGGTCAGCCTGTTCATTGACCGGGATTACGGGCTGGCCTACTGGGCGCACGCCGGAGACAGCCGCCTCTACCTCTTCCGTCGGGGATGGCTGTGGCATGTGACCACCGACCACAGCCTGGTGCAGCAGATGAAGGATGCCGGGCACCAGACCGACAACCTGAACAGCAACCTGCTCTATCTGGCGCTGGGAATTGAAAACGGCGGGCCGGAAGCGAGCTACAGCGACGTGGTGCAGGTGGAGGACGGCGATGCGTTCTTGCTCTGCACCGACGGCTTCTGGCACGGCGTCAGCGAAGAGCAGATGAAGCAGTCGCTGCATATGGTCAATACGCCGCAGGAGTGGCTGACCTTAATGAACCAAATCATTCAAAAGAATGGCGAGCAGGAGGGGAATGCGCAGGATAACTATACCGCCCTGGCGGTATGGATGGGCAACCCTCAGGACACCACTTTGCTGCACACCCTCTCTGACGCAGCACAATTTCTTCCCTGCGGGACTGATTAG